atactcgatCGGATGAGGTTACATCGTCATGGAGGGGTTTTTTTTTAAGTGGAATGCTCCGTCCTTCGCTGTCTATGGTGGGCCTGTCCCGTCAGTCGAAGGGCCTATTGTCCTGTCATGATAGGCCCGTCTAGAGAAGTTCCCTTCTTGGCTCTATCGGATGCTAGAACTTGAGTCTTGCGCGTGCACGAGAGGCGGCATCTGTAGTCTTGGTCACATCACCTGATGCCTTCATGATGAAGAACGGGAAAGGAGTGTGCCTGACCGGACAGTCGGTAAGCGCTACAATGCGTCTCCCGACTGGAATTCTTATCCTGGCGCGGGCGTCTCGTTCGCTAGGGCATGCGCAACCCCACGCCTAACTGATCCGCCCCTGCTGTCCCCGCCTAAGCTTGCGTCTGGGTGGCGTGGGCGTCCCACCAAGCAAGTCTAATTGAGGTCCTAAGCCGTCGTAGGCCTGGGTCTTGTTGGCCCATCATCTGGTCTTGGTCCTCGTGTGCGGCCTTGGATCCCTGTTACGGTCCATTTACCTCAATACCGGAGCGCATCTCGCGGTGGTATACGATCCAGTTACCTCAATACCGGAGCGCATCTCGTGGTGGTATACGGAGCTATTAGTTGGGGACCAGTGGTGGACCGTGACCCATCTACAGGGCCTCGGCCTTGCGCTTGTCTAGCATCCCACTAGATTAGGGTATCATTTATTCTGGTATCCATCACGATAGCTCAACCAAAACTCATGTTAATACCCCATGTTGATATCCCATTACTAAAGCATGGCAAAACAAAAATGATAGTAAACTTCATAGGAATTTGTAGATCCCATTCTTCGGACAATAAGTGTAATAAAATAATGATAAACTTATTAAAGGCCTCAATTCTTTGAGAATGAGTGAGAGGAGCAGGCGTATATGCCCGGTATACTTTACGAGTAAATGTGTACTAGTAGGAAGCTTATAAAAAAGAGTTGACTCTGCTTATAAAAAAGAGTTAAATACATTAACATGTTAGAATTCATAAATCTTGATATCCTAAGTAGAATTATCTAGTTTTAATTAGATTGTACAATTTTTTCATCTTAAAATACAATGTATCCTGAGTAAAATTATCTGATTTAATTACATCCATAAAATCTTTTCATCATAAGATACAATGTGACTGTGGTGGTAGAGTAGAGACAACGCCAAACCTCATGCATGGCTAATATTTTGGACACAATGCTACTGATTTACTGAAAAAAACACTTGTTGTGCAAATAGTTATCATATATTATATTCTTGTTTTAAGCACAATAGTTATCATATATTCTTGTTTTAAGCACATATGGtgttattttttcttctttgcaaGTGTTAAATAAAGGAGTAAGTATGTTCGGTCCAACCAAAACTTTGAACTTCCAACTCTTACACAATGTATCGAGTGTATTTGGTGCACGCGCACACACTCTCAATAACTTTGGCATGGTTGGAATTGGAACCCAATACATTTGCAAACAGAAAAAAGAAGTTTAACAATTAGTTTGGTTGCAATCCAAACACCTGCGCCTTACAGAATTTTGATCTACgcatcaaactcttcctcgtACACAATAGTTTAGCTCTTGAACAACCCATTGTCCAACGCTAGAAACAGGTAGTACGATGTTCACCATTGTAATTCTCATTGTAACCATATAGGGCTCCGCACATTCACCATCGAGTTCGACACATTGTAATTTTCATTGTAACCTTTATTCTACATCGTCATTATCACTGACCAACCCAATAAAGCTAGAAACAGGTAGTCCAAAGTTAAGATGCTATTTAAATTCGACGTATTGATAAATTCAATTGTAGATTTGTACTTCAGACGCCTAACAAGAAGGATTGGTACTTTAATTAATGCCATAGAAAAAAGGATTATTACTTCCATCATCTTAAACTACAGCGACACCACAAATACATGTTGGCAACAGATACCATAGCAGCATGCTCATGCTTCGGAAGCACAAATCAGTCAACTGTAACACCAATGAAACCGGTCATTAGGTGCATTGATACCATCTCATCAACATAAACCAGAAAGGCAACTCAAGCAGATTATGCGAACGACTTGGCAAATCATAGGCCAAGAGAAAAAAGGTACAGCTTGATGGCAACAGAAGTCGAAACCACATAAAACCGCAACATAATTAAACATCTCCAAACATAGCAGCTAAGTATAGGCTAATAACACCGCCAGATAAAACATAACATCTGTGACACCGAATCAGCACATGGGGCTGAGCATTGGGCCACACAGCTAAGTGCTCAAGATACCAACATGTTTATGACGACTAGATAATATTATATCAGGTAATTGCTACTGGTTCATCTTcactcctcatcctcatcaccaccatcgccgccaccaccagttGCCTTGTTCTGGTTCTTCCTCTTCACCCTGCCTGGGGGGCCTCCACCGAACGGGCTTGACAGTGAAAAGTCAATGTGCTTCTCAGACTCCACCCTCACCATGAAAGATGGGACGTTGACGATTTGCCTGCCAACCCTGCAACAATGTTTCATAGAAGAGAAATTTATCAATCAATTCTTTGCAATGTCTGGAATCAGCTTTGAAAGATGTCATAAATAACCACACAAAAACAGCAGATGCTGCACAAGAGTACATCCGGAAGACAAGTCATGTTACAAATGTAATAAAATTCATCAATTCAAATACCAGGAACAGTCCATTGCTGCATGGCAGCTGCTAATAACTAATTAACATAGGCAAGACCACACATCCAGGCCACATTCTACCATGTTTAATAACCTTTGATAAATACAAAATAGTTAAAATCCATTGGTAAGATATCCACAGTCCTGTATGCAGTACCAAAACTGGCATACAAGCATAAATGGAGACAAGCAGTAGCAAAAGGTTTATGAAGGAGAAAAGGGGAACTATTTGGTTTGTTCCACACTTCTGAAGTATGAAACTAATCAATGCTAATCTCTACAccatattaaaaagaaaaaggggctTCAGAGAATATTTATTACATCAAAAGAGTTCTCAGAAGACCATTGTGAGATTACTAGCATATTCTCATCATCAGGTCCATGCTATAATTattcatcagtcatcaccacATAGTACTAGCTATACCAGGACTTCAAAAACAATTCATGACATGGAGCAACATAAGCATACCTGATGTGACGTTGCTTGATCAAGACACGAGCATGGTGGATGGACTTGGCCATGCCAGCCTTGAAGACAAGAGTCTGAAGGCGCCTTGCGAGGAAGTTCTCAGCAGTGAGGGCAAGGACGTAATCAAGCTTGTTCTGACCCTCAGCAAGCAGCCCATAGCGGTTCATGCGGCGGAGCAGCGCCTCACCCTCAAAGATACGGCGGGGGTTCTTCTCATCAAGTGTGAGCAAGTGCCTCGCAGCATTACGGATCCTGCTCAGAGCATACTGGACCCTCCACAGCTCACGCTTGCACCTCAGCCCGTACTCACCGACGAGCTTCAGTTCAGCATCAAGACGCTCCTTCTCATAAGGACGCCTTGGCTTCTTGAATGTCTTACCATCTGCAAAAGAAGTGATTCAGTATAAAATACAAAGCTGAGGATACTAATGTGACAGCATACCAAGGAGGAAAATAAAACTTAAATCAGCTAATACCATACTGGTTGTGGACTATTGCAAGAAAACTTCTATGCTACTGTGATGCCTTTCAAGCATAATGAGGAGATTAAGTACCTGATTAAGCGAACATGGTAAAAAGACATACTGCCAGTTGGAGCATGGAAATTGAGAGCAAAGTTCCCTACTTCCATGAACTAAACAAAAATGCTCAATTGTATTAATAAGATATGGTAGCAGCATGTAAAATCAGTCCAACGGTATCATTTCCCAATTAGTTGATACTGTATATGCAAAAACAAATCCCAACTCCAAAATCTATAGGGCCAGAATGCTACAACATTCATATGAGTTTGTCTATACTAACAGGAGTCCTTTCGAGAGAGCTTTGCTCAACAACAACAAACTTTAAGTACACTGTTTCCACATAAAACACAGCTATCCAAGAAAATCTTTCATTGACGACACTACAACCACCTTCAGTAGGCTCCAAGGCAAACTTCACCAAGAAACCCAATCGACTACATACAAGCACCCATCTCAGACAAGAGATGGTTTCGATGGCCAAAAATCACTTCCCATGAAGTAGATCCAGATCAGCGTCCTACACACCACAGATCGACGGAAATCAAGAGCAACAGAAACGCTAAATCCTCCGACGAACCCCGTGCCGGACCATCGGCACCATTCGCCTAGGCATGTTGTACCAGTACACCAAGCAGCCCTACCATGCGACCGCAAATCAGCGCTAGCAGCAAAGCCGCAACCGAGAACACGCCACACTAAGCCAACGAGCCCCCATTCGGAGCCAGATCACGGCGCCCCCCGCAACGAAACCTAGAACAAGAGGAACCGGAACGGAGCGCCAACGAGCAGAGAGGTAGGGGGATCTCCGGCGGGGGCTTACAGTTGCGGTAGAAGCTGACGTGCACCATGGCTGgtgctcctctccctccctcgtgCCCTCGCCttcgcctcctcttcctcctcctcctccgccgccgccgccgcttctgtggTGGAGTCGCTGGGAGTGGTGTGAGGTCGCGGAAGCCAGTTTTATATGCGACCCCAAAACCCTAGTGGGCCGAGCAGGTCACATGGCGCTACGGGCTCCATGGGCCGGGCCCGATTGGCAGCGCAGGGCCTGCAGTATTCTGAATTAACGGCCCGGATGGTTCCTACCCATGTCTTTCGGTAATCTCGAGGCAACACGAGGCCGACGCGGTAATCAGGCAGGTCAGGGTCACTAGCTGCTAAAATGTTTGTTCCTCAAAAATGAATAAGTAAATCCGCATGAACTTGTTGAGGGTTTATTTGCTCAACCTCAACGTACCTGTAATTCCTACAATCATGAGTTCGCTCGCTGTACTTTGTAAATCCTCATAACTTGTTGAGGTGCCTGCAGGAACTTGTTGACCATTGGTTTAGCTTGATCCCCTCCTACAGATCTACACAGAAACCTGGTGGTTCCATGAAACACGAGCCTTGaggtcaaggaaaaaaaaatagttctgCTAGTGTTTGAGAGAACAGGGTGCCAATTTCAGCAGAAAACACAGCACTAGAAATTACAACATCATGCGTCCTTTGAAATGAATCAGGAAAATGTTATTTCGCTTTGAACAGTACAAGATCTGTTTGTCTttcgtcaaaaaaaaaaatctgtttaTCATCCGATCCGTACATGTATGCTCATTCAGTCATTTGACTAAACCGAAGTTGAACCATCCACCAGGCCGCTCACCAATAATTCACTGCTGTGATGAGAGCAACTTTGAATCACCTGTACTCTGATGAGTTTGTTCTCCTGCGTTACTGTCCCATTTGGCTGCTGCTCCTCTATGCATTACTAATGGCATGTCTGGCGTCGTTCTCAACCTCGGTTTGCTGTGTAATTTTTCCTTGAATTCTGAGTTCAAAGACATCAATTGCCGGACTGTCTGATCTGGAAAGCATGTATGTGGCCCAGCATTTCTTCATGTTAGACGATAAAAATGATGGGATGAAGTGACGCCCACCAAGCAAAAGCTTATTGGCACCTTATTTAACCTCACCTTCCAAATCCCTGAACCcttttacttaaaaaaaaatccctgaACCTCTACTGCCCAGTGCTACCAAAATTCCTCAAGCACCACCATTGCATCTATCCTCGATCCTGGAAGGCTCCATGTACCTCTGCTGACACGGGACCAACTGATCGGAAGGCTCCAAGTATCTCTGCAGATACAGTACCAACCGATCTTGACCATTAGATATGTTCTGGGGAGTTTCGGTGTCACTGTAGTGCTCAGCTCCACGTCTGGATCATGGGAAATGCTGCCCTTGCATGGCATCAGGCGATGGAAATTCATTCAGATTATGGCAAAGGTGTTCAATTGTCCATGCCACTGACGCCAATCATGTTGCAGAGGAGGTAGAGCTGATACCAAACTTGGATTTTTATGCTCTTTCTCCCTCTTGGATGCCACTAGTACCTGCAAAGAGAAGCACAACTGTGCAATAGCCAATATTCATATATTTTCAAAATGTCTGAAGACTTTGGTAATAGCCATGTTGTTCCGAGCACATTCTCACGTTCTGCTCGTAGATTTCAATTGCAGCATCTGCTTAACGCAGCAGACAACAATAGTCCATTGACTGTTCTTCCCCAAATTGTAACATCTATCCTGTAGCCTTCCCCCATGTGGTAACTGCTAATTGCTAAGTATTGTTCTACTACTAGTAAATTTAGAAGTTCAGTAAGGAGCTTTTCTCTCATTGTGTAATATACATGGATGgtgtcaggaaaaaaaaacaatttaaGCGAGCATTATACCCCTGTCTAAATGTTTGCAATACTACTAAAAGTAGACATGCAGCTAATATCTGTTGCATCAACCACAAATCAAGCCTATGAAACAAGCCCTTTTTATTAATACACTGTTCAATAAATGAGCTGGGAAGACTGTCAAACCGTGTACAAATTAGATCCCTCATGGTCTCCATCTCACCGTTAAAATCCCTAACTATAACATGTTTTTCTCTACAAAGGTGGGATCCTTTTTGGTTCATATCTACCATGAAACAAATCCTATGTAGAGAAGTTTGCAATACACTCCCTGATTCAAAATAATTGATATGGTCAACAAGACAAAGCTTTGGCCACAAAAATCCTATGGAAGTATGACATTCAAGAAAGAGCAATTAAACATTTTGAAAGTACTTCTCATGTTGCTAGTAACATGTATCTCAAATTGTCAATCTAAACGTGTTTTTAATATATTGAGAGTCAACGAAAAAGTTTGACCGGTAGGAATCCTAAAACGACATGTATTTTGAACCACAGGGAGTACTTTTTAAGGGCATTCTATTCCTGTCTTTTTAAGCCCATCACTTTTATTATGTCTCTTCCTAAATGCTTCTTTGATTCCCTATTGTCTAGCAAAAAAACACTTTTTTTATTATGGTGCAAAGGAGCAATAAGGACTAAGATGTTACAATGGTAAAACTGCAAGCAAAATGTATCAAGGAgataaaaaagtaaaaaaaaaagttaccagAAAACTCCGAAGTCTGAACATGTCCAGCACCAGAGACTGAATTCAAGCAACAAATCATTTCTTTTGccaatttttcttctatttagcTTCTCCGTAGTTGTGTCAAGATAAAATCATAAAAGAAAGTGTTGCATTTATCTGCATTAATCCTGTCTTAAGCAAAGATCCATCAACTCTTCATGCCATCACATCAAAATTTCATCCGCATGACAGCATCGAAACTTCATCCGCATGAGAGCAGTTAAGAATGAAACGGAATCCTGCATCATAAAACATACACAGCACAAATAGGTTATGAATATCTGCTATCCTATTTACCAATCACTCTACGACGTTTTAATGGAAAGACAAGCAGCCCTTCTGCTCACCCACAAGCAATAGTATCTATTCTGGAATGAAACTTTATTTTGGAAACTGTCTTTCTAATATATTTTTGAGAAAGAATAGGCAGGTCTGACATAAATGAGATCACAGCACCATACCTTGACTGCACTTTGTCCTTTAATACCATGGATTCTGCACGGTATGGCACATCTTTCATGTACATTTCACTGTGTCTTCAGTCATTGTAAATGAAACCATCCTTGATATCAATCTTGAAAGCGACACAAACCTTAAGCCGGTTGAAGATACAGATGCTCAAGGATACTGTAAATCTCATCAGAATTGGGGTGTCTGAAGTCCCCCATCAAGAACTCATGAACAACACTGTCCACTTCAACCCAGCTGCACCCTGCCGTTTTGTCAATACCCTTCCCTCTCATCGATTGTCTCACCATCTCAACAAAGTCCCATTGCTGACCACGAGCCAAAGTATTTGCAAGGAGTACATAGGTTCCAGGGTTCCTGGGTTCAATTGTAATGAGTTCTCTCGCTGCGATCTTACCAACTTCAAGTTGGCAATGCTTCCTACAGGCATTGAGCAAGGCTCCCCAGACTCCTGCATGTGGTTTCATTGGCATTGTCTGCACTAAGAAGTATGCTTCTTCAATGAGACCAGCTCTGCCATAAAGATCCACCATGCAAGCATAGTGATCCAGGGATTGCTCAATTGCATAATTTGTCCTCATGGACTCAAAGCAGTGCTTTCCGTCATGAACAAGTCCGGCATGAGCACAAGCTGATAAAACACCAAGAAAAGTCACGGAATCTGGATGTAACCCTTCCTCAGCCATCTCATTGAAGAGCTGAAGTGCCTCTCTGCCATGCCCATGGTGTGCAAGAGCAGTGATCATCACGTTGTAAGACACTGCATCCCTTGGATGAGTCTCTAGAAACAAGAGATAAGCTTGGCTGATGCTACCACACTTGGCGTACATGTCAGCCAACGAATTCTGCACATGGCAGTTCATCTCGACATGTCCCTTCTTCAAAATCCCATGCAACTGTCCCGCAACCGACAAAGAACCAAGCTGTGCACAGGAAGACATCAATATAGCCATCGTCGCAGCGTCAGGTTCAAAACCTGAAAGACGCATCTGATTGAACACCGAAATCGCATCAGCCCATGACCCCTCCTCCGAGCAAGCAGAAATCATCATGTTCCAGCTGTTCACATTCCTCTCCGGCATCTCTTCGAACAGCCCCCTCACGACACCAGCCTCCCCCTGCCTCAGGTACCCCGTCATCATTGTGTTCCAAGAGATTGAGTCCTTGCCTGCCATCCCGTCGAACACCTCCCGAGCAGCCGCCACGTCCCCAGCCCTGACGTAGCACGCCACCATGGTGTTCCCCACCACCACGTTCCTCGCAGGAATTTCGCCGAACACCCTCCTTGCGTTCGCTACCT
This sequence is a window from Setaria italica strain Yugu1 chromosome III, Setaria_italica_v2.0, whole genome shotgun sequence. Protein-coding genes within it:
- the LOC101781992 gene encoding 40S ribosomal protein S9-2; translated protein: MVHVSFYRNYGKTFKKPRRPYEKERLDAELKLVGEYGLRCKRELWRVQYALSRIRNAARHLLTLDEKNPRRIFEGEALLRRMNRYGLLAEGQNKLDYVLALTAENFLARRLQTLVFKAGMAKSIHHARVLIKQRHIRVGRQIVNVPSFMVRVESEKHIDFSLSSPFGGGPPGRVKRKNQNKATGGGGDGGDEDEE
- the LOC101769193 gene encoding pentatricopeptide repeat-containing protein At3g29230; translation: MLRRGGARPNAFTASTVVRCCSARRTALEGLQVHGFLGKAGLGRSAHVGAALVDMYGNLGQVANARRVFGEIPARNVVVGNTMVACYVRAGDVAAAREVFDGMAGKDSISWNTMMTGYLRQGEAGVVRGLFEEMPERNVNSWNMMISACSEEGSWADAISVFNQMRLSGFEPDAATMAILMSSCAQLGSLSVAGQLHGILKKGHVEMNCHVQNSLADMYAKCGSISQAYLLFLETHPRDAVSYNVMITALAHHGHGREALQLFNEMAEEGLHPDSVTFLGVLSACAHAGLVHDGKHCFESMRTNYAIEQSLDHYACMVDLYGRAGLIEEAYFLVQTMPMKPHAGVWGALLNACRKHCQLEVGKIAARELITIEPRNPGTYVLLANTLARGQQWDFVEMVRQSMRGKGIDKTAGCSWVEVDSVVHEFLMGDFRHPNSDEIYSILEHLYLQPA